The following proteins come from a genomic window of Pseudomonas putida:
- a CDS encoding SDR family oxidoreductase → MTNLRHTGRTVLITGAGGGIGASIARLYCEEGARVALVDFDEQSVSELSQQLCTAGHLVAWAKADVANFDQCSRACAEFSEQLGPIDTLINNAGVSPKHQGAPAPIWEMDPLEWDRVVGINLTGSFNLVRALAPGMVERRFGRIVNMSSVAGSAFLPIVAAHYSATKAAIIGFTRHLAGELGPYGITANALAPGRIETPLLKTVSAQANQAVVDETPLGRLGTPLEVAKAACFLTSNDSDFITGQVVDVAGGWLMR, encoded by the coding sequence ATGACGAATCTTCGACACACAGGACGCACAGTTCTTATTACCGGGGCAGGAGGGGGCATCGGTGCCTCGATTGCCCGGCTGTACTGCGAGGAGGGCGCGCGGGTTGCCTTGGTAGACTTCGACGAACAGTCAGTTTCTGAGCTTTCCCAGCAACTCTGTACTGCCGGACATTTGGTGGCTTGGGCTAAAGCTGACGTCGCAAATTTTGATCAATGCAGTCGAGCCTGTGCTGAGTTTAGCGAGCAGCTCGGCCCTATCGACACCTTGATCAACAATGCAGGCGTGTCTCCCAAACATCAGGGGGCACCCGCACCGATTTGGGAGATGGATCCCCTGGAGTGGGATCGGGTCGTCGGCATCAACCTCACTGGCTCGTTCAACTTGGTTAGAGCACTCGCACCGGGGATGGTCGAGCGTCGCTTTGGGAGAATCGTGAACATGTCTTCCGTTGCTGGCAGCGCATTTCTCCCTATCGTTGCGGCGCATTACAGCGCCACCAAAGCCGCAATTATCGGTTTTACCCGTCATCTGGCAGGTGAGCTCGGGCCTTATGGGATTACGGCAAACGCGCTGGCCCCGGGACGCATCGAAACGCCGCTTCTGAAAACCGTTTCTGCGCAAGCGAACCAGGCTGTTGTTGATGAGACTCCGTTGGGCCGTCTTGGAACGCCACTTGAGGTAGCTAAAGCAGCATGCTTTTTGACTTCAAACGACAGCGACTTCATCACGGGCCAAGTCGTGGATGTGGCTGGTGGCTGGTTGATGCGCTGA